A stretch of Helicobacter pylori DNA encodes these proteins:
- a CDS encoding Na+/H+ antiporter family protein — translation MLENGSIWSNPAFVAIICMCVLSLLRLNVMLSMISATLIAGLMGGLGLTESFNAMIDGMKGNLNIALSYILLGALAVAIAKSNLIKVALSKLIGLMDYKRSTFCFLIAFIACFSQNLVPVHIAFIPILIPPLLHLMNRLELDRRAVACALTFGLQAPYLVLPVGFGLIFQTTILEQLKANGVSTTIAQITGVMWIAGLAMVVGLFLAVLTLYKKPRRYKEKSFNIEDYASLQLNYHDYLTFIGIIVAFVIQLATDSMPLAAFLALAIILLGRGIKFKETDSLMDDSVKMMAFIAFVMLVASGFGEVLQKVHAIEGLVNAITSVVQGKFLGAFLMLVVGLFITMGIGTSFGTIPIIAVFYVPLCAKLGFSIESTILLIGIAAALGDAGSPASDSTMGPTCGLNADNQHNHIYDTCVPTFLVYNLPLIVFGVVGALLLG, via the coding sequence GTGCTAGAAAATGGCTCTATATGGAGCAATCCTGCCTTTGTGGCTATCATTTGCATGTGCGTTCTTAGCCTTTTAAGGCTCAATGTCATGCTTTCTATGATTAGCGCGACTCTCATAGCAGGGCTTATGGGAGGGCTTGGATTGACAGAGAGTTTTAATGCGATGATAGACGGCATGAAAGGCAATTTAAACATCGCTTTAAGCTACATCCTTTTAGGGGCTTTGGCGGTAGCGATCGCTAAAAGCAACCTCATTAAAGTCGCTTTGAGTAAATTAATAGGCTTAATGGATTACAAGCGATCCACTTTTTGCTTTTTGATCGCTTTCATCGCATGTTTTTCGCAAAATTTAGTGCCGGTGCATATCGCTTTTATCCCTATTTTAATCCCCCCTCTTTTGCATTTGATGAACCGGCTAGAATTGGATAGAAGAGCGGTCGCTTGCGCTTTAACCTTTGGCTTGCAAGCCCCCTATTTGGTGCTTCCTGTAGGGTTTGGCTTGATTTTTCAAACCACCATTTTAGAGCAATTAAAAGCCAATGGCGTTAGCACCACCATAGCGCAAATCACAGGAGTGATGTGGATAGCGGGGTTAGCGATGGTTGTTGGGCTATTTTTAGCGGTATTAACGCTATACAAAAAACCCAGGCGCTACAAAGAAAAATCTTTTAATATAGAAGATTACGCCTCGCTTCAATTAAACTACCATGACTACTTGACTTTTATAGGGATTATCGTGGCATTTGTGATCCAATTAGCCACCGATTCTATGCCTTTAGCCGCCTTTTTAGCGTTAGCGATTATCTTACTAGGCCGTGGCATTAAGTTTAAAGAAACAGACTCGCTTATGGATGATAGCGTGAAAATGATGGCGTTTATCGCTTTTGTGATGTTAGTGGCTAGCGGGTTTGGAGAAGTGTTGCAAAAAGTGCATGCGATAGAGGGCTTAGTGAATGCGATCACAAGCGTAGTCCAAGGGAAGTTTTTAGGGGCTTTTTTAATGCTTGTTGTAGGGCTTTTTATCACTATGGGGATAGGGACTTCTTTTGGCACTATTCCTATCATCGCTGTGTTTTATGTCCCTTTATGCGCGAAATTAGGATTCAGCATAGAATCTACGATTTTACTCATCGGCATAGCCGCAGCTTTAGGCGATGCAGGCTCACCGGCTAGCGATAGTACCATGGGGCCCACTTGCGGGCTTAACGCAGACAACCAACACAATCATATTTATGACACATGCGTGCCGACTTTTTTAGTCTATAACCTCCCTTTGATTGTTTTTGGAGTGGTTGGAGCGTTACTATTAGGCTAA
- a CDS encoding MATE family efflux transporter: protein MYQVKKIFSLALPSGVNAFLDVLVVALSVFFVGKISHHHIVVLGVGLQFLMLFYGINTILYTGTNAILSRLVGARDFTQINHAFSSIFIGAFVICLGVLFVSYFLIEPFLNWMQLQNPSRQLTQDYLEVLVIALPSIFLKNVLVSALASFSDTLTPFIVKIIMVIACIFLNQALIFGDFGFKEMGIVGSALANVVVSYLELLALSVWIQIKKIPLKFKITFHFSFLKTMFRVGWPAGFERLLSLFSLILLSKFVASYGDKVLAGMQIGIRVETFSFMPGFGFMIAAMVLTGQNLGANKPKIATEYAHLILKISMGLMGVLGIVLVLFAKEFASLFSQDEEVLEVARSYLIAVGLSQAPLIGYFVLDGVFRGAGISKVSLYINTLSLWGLRIMPIYLLLIHHFKVEFIFVVIASETFLRSFIYYKVFSKGIWKRCGKKA, encoded by the coding sequence ATCTATCAAGTTAAGAAAATCTTTTCTTTAGCCTTACCCTCTGGGGTTAATGCTTTTTTAGATGTGCTGGTGGTCGCGCTCTCGGTTTTTTTTGTGGGCAAGATTTCGCACCATCACATCGTGGTTTTAGGGGTGGGCTTGCAATTTTTGATGCTTTTTTATGGCATCAACACGATTTTATACACTGGCACTAACGCCATTCTTTCTAGGCTTGTGGGGGCTAGGGATTTTACTCAAATCAATCACGCTTTTTCCAGTATTTTTATAGGGGCGTTTGTGATTTGTTTGGGCGTGCTGTTTGTTTCTTATTTTTTGATTGAGCCTTTTTTAAATTGGATGCAATTACAAAATCCTTCGCGCCAATTGACGCAAGATTATTTAGAAGTCTTAGTTATTGCGCTACCGAGTATTTTTTTAAAAAATGTTTTAGTTTCAGCGCTCGCTAGCTTTTCAGACACCCTAACCCCCTTTATTGTCAAAATCATCATGGTCATCGCATGCATTTTTTTGAATCAAGCCTTGATTTTTGGGGATTTTGGTTTTAAAGAAATGGGGATTGTAGGCTCTGCTTTAGCGAATGTGGTTGTCTCTTATTTGGAATTACTCGCGCTTAGCGTTTGGATACAAATCAAAAAAATCCCTTTAAAATTCAAAATAACCTTTCATTTTTCTTTTTTAAAAACCATGTTTAGAGTGGGTTGGCCGGCCGGGTTTGAGCGTTTATTGAGCTTGTTTTCTTTAATCCTCTTATCCAAATTTGTAGCGAGCTATGGGGATAAGGTGTTAGCGGGCATGCAAATAGGCATTAGGGTTGAAACCTTTTCGTTCATGCCCGGATTTGGGTTTATGATCGCAGCGATGGTTTTAACAGGGCAAAATTTAGGAGCGAACAAGCCAAAGATCGCCACAGAATACGCGCATTTGATTTTAAAAATCTCGATGGGTTTAATGGGGGTTTTAGGGATTGTTTTAGTCTTATTCGCTAAAGAATTTGCGAGCCTTTTTTCTCAAGATGAAGAAGTTTTGGAAGTGGCGCGATCTTATTTGATCGCTGTGGGCCTCTCTCAAGCCCCCTTAATCGGGTATTTTGTGCTAGATGGAGTTTTTAGGGGGGCTGGCATTTCTAAAGTCTCACTATACATTAACACCTTAAGTTTATGGGGGTTAAGGATCATGCCCATTTACTTGCTTTTAATTCATCATTTTAAGGTGGAATTTATTTTTGTAGTGATCGCATCAGAAACTTTTTTGCGCTCATTCATCTATTATAAAGTTTTTTCTAAAGGCATATGGAAAAGGTGCGGGAAAAAGGCTTGA
- the rny gene encoding ribonuclease Y, producing the protein MKKIYYARGQAVLKGASAKAKLMEFQAKSFVEAEEMRMKSQECKLQQQYENKNLQLKTHFEKKEAHLKHLEAQHKEFVRDEKRYLEKEKKELKKERQILEHEKENFKKQRAVCKEAQAKALDAMLNYMAYTKDEIKSMILEQLEEELEAQKSALIRRYEKEAKEEGKKKSYAILAEATARFAGDYATENLTSRIALPCSDYIGRVIGKDGKNIEAFKKVSGVDIEFSEDSSELCLSSFNLYRREVASETLKILIEDGRIQPNRIEEVYHRVARNMEKELLSEGESVVLELELGVMEDELKILIGKMRYRSSFGQNALQHSKEVALLAGLIAEQLGGDKKLARRAGILHDIGKALTQELGRDHVNLGVEVCKRHKEDPVVINAIYAHHGHEEILSVECASVCAADALSAGRPGARRKSDEEYAKRMQALEEIALEFDGVEKAYAMESGRELRVIVKSNQVRDNQVPIIARKIAKKIEESAQYVGEVGVQVVRESRFKTTATLKQ; encoded by the coding sequence ATGAAAAAAATCTATTATGCTAGAGGGCAAGCCGTTTTAAAAGGCGCTTCAGCCAAAGCCAAATTAATGGAATTTCAAGCGAAATCTTTCGTGGAAGCTGAAGAGATGCGCATGAAAAGCCAAGAATGCAAATTGCAACAGCAATATGAAAACAAAAACTTACAACTCAAAACCCATTTTGAAAAAAAAGAAGCGCATTTGAAGCATTTAGAAGCGCAACACAAAGAATTTGTAAGAGATGAAAAACGCTATTTAGAAAAGGAAAAAAAAGAGCTTAAAAAAGAACGCCAAATTTTAGAACACGAAAAAGAAAATTTCAAAAAACAGCGCGCTGTTTGTAAAGAAGCTCAAGCCAAAGCGCTAGACGCGATGCTCAATTACATGGCTTACACTAAAGATGAAATTAAAAGCATGATTTTAGAGCAATTAGAAGAAGAATTAGAAGCCCAAAAAAGCGCGTTAATCAGGCGTTATGAAAAAGAAGCCAAAGAAGAGGGCAAGAAAAAATCGTATGCGATTTTAGCGGAAGCGACAGCCCGTTTTGCGGGCGATTATGCGACAGAGAATTTAACAAGCCGTATCGCTTTGCCTTGCTCAGATTATATCGGTCGTGTGATAGGCAAAGACGGGAAAAACATTGAAGCGTTTAAAAAGGTCAGCGGGGTGGATATAGAATTTAGCGAAGACAGCAGCGAATTGTGTTTGTCTAGTTTCAATCTTTATCGGCGTGAAGTGGCGAGCGAGACGCTTAAGATTTTAATAGAAGACGGCCGTATCCAGCCTAACAGGATTGAAGAGGTTTATCACAGAGTCGCGCGCAACATGGAAAAAGAATTGCTTTCTGAAGGGGAGAGCGTGGTGTTAGAATTGGAGCTTGGGGTTATGGAAGATGAGCTTAAAATTTTAATAGGCAAAATGCGTTACCGCTCCAGTTTTGGGCAAAACGCTTTACAGCATTCTAAAGAAGTCGCTCTTTTAGCCGGCTTGATTGCAGAACAGCTTGGGGGGGATAAAAAACTCGCCAGAAGAGCCGGTATTTTGCATGATATTGGTAAAGCGCTCACTCAAGAGCTTGGGAGAGACCATGTGAATTTAGGGGTTGAGGTGTGCAAGCGCCATAAAGAAGATCCGGTTGTGATCAATGCGATTTATGCCCACCATGGGCATGAAGAGATTTTGAGCGTGGAGTGCGCGAGCGTGTGCGCGGCTGATGCGCTTTCTGCTGGGCGTCCTGGGGCTAGAAGAAAGAGCGATGAAGAATACGCTAAACGCATGCAAGCTTTAGAAGAGATCGCGCTAGAATTTGATGGGGTGGAAAAAGCGTATGCGATGGAGAGCGGGCGAGAATTAAGAGTGATTGTCAAATCCAACCAAGTCAGGGACAATCAAGTGCCTATTATTGCCAGAAAGATCGCTAAAAAGATAGAAGAGAGTGCTCAGTATGTGGGCGAAGTGGGCGTGCAAGTGGTGCGAGAAAGCCGTTTCAAAACGACCGCTACGCTCAAGCAATAA
- a CDS encoding 5-formyltetrahydrofolate cyclo-ligase translates to MFRDFCKERLKRAKPTKDKAVRDKLACKLLFWKLKDYQNILLYSPLGHELDIRPLILKLRQKNKRVWLPKSIKKGAHFSKEGFTIVPFRLPLRRLGWFDEPSLSRCYKQELDCIVVPILGMDTSFRRVGFGLGMYDRSLPQLFKRRLKRPLIVFVSRELAIANGVLTDAYDIEADLYMNARIVMKNNRRKHYEQRVNLHFIRSFGSVFDYRSNHVLCDEKNLLC, encoded by the coding sequence ATTTTTAGAGATTTTTGTAAAGAACGCTTGAAAAGGGCTAAACCCACCAAAGATAAAGCAGTCAGGGATAAATTGGCTTGCAAGCTTTTATTTTGGAAACTCAAAGATTATCAAAATATTTTATTGTATAGCCCGTTAGGGCATGAGCTTGACATTAGGCCTTTGATTTTGAAGTTAAGACAAAAAAATAAGCGTGTGTGGTTGCCTAAAAGCATCAAAAAAGGTGCTCATTTTTCTAAAGAGGGTTTTACTATCGTGCCCTTTAGGTTGCCCTTAAGGCGTTTGGGGTGGTTTGATGAGCCGAGTTTGTCGCGCTGTTATAAGCAAGAATTAGATTGTATTGTCGTGCCGATTTTAGGAATGGATACAAGCTTTAGGCGCGTGGGTTTTGGACTAGGCATGTATGATAGGAGTTTGCCCCAATTATTCAAAAGGCGACTAAAACGCCCCTTAATCGTGTTTGTGAGTAGGGAGTTAGCGATAGCTAATGGTGTTCTTACAGACGCCTATGACATTGAAGCGGATCTTTACATGAATGCTCGTATCGTTATGAAGAATAATAGAAGGAAACATTATGAGCAGAGGGTTAATTTACATTTCATTAGAAGTTTTGGTAGCGTGTTTGATTACCGCTCTAATCATGTATTATGTGATGAAAAAAATCTATTATGCTAG
- the ftsY gene encoding signal recognition particle-docking protein FtsY, whose translation MFNFFKKIVNKIKGEEAKEKKRENIPKEELEEILIGFDIQYDLIESLLQHLGDLVTPKQLEVALLRFVRGESYYDKTRLKTITTKPLVHLIVGVNGAGKTTTIAKLAKLSLKQHKKALLGAGDTFRAAAVKQLQLWGEKLNIQVISAKEGSDPSSLAYNTIESAIAKNIDEVFIDTAGRLHNQTNLKNELSKIARTCSKVLKDAPFYKFLILDGTQGSSGLTQAKIFHETLALDGVIMTKLDGTSKGGAILSVLYELKLPILYLGMGEKEDDLIAFDEERFIADLVDAVFVEQ comes from the coding sequence ATGTTTAATTTTTTCAAAAAAATTGTCAATAAAATTAAGGGCGAAGAGGCTAAAGAAAAAAAGCGTGAAAATATTCCTAAAGAGGAATTAGAAGAAATTTTGATTGGCTTTGACATCCAATACGACTTGATAGAGAGCTTGTTACAGCATTTAGGCGATTTAGTTACGCCCAAGCAACTAGAAGTCGCTTTGTTGCGTTTTGTGCGTGGGGAAAGCTATTATGATAAAACCCGCCTAAAGACCATCACCACAAAACCCTTAGTGCATTTGATCGTGGGGGTTAATGGGGCGGGTAAAACCACAACGATCGCTAAATTAGCCAAGCTTTCTTTAAAACAGCATAAAAAAGCGCTTCTTGGGGCAGGCGATACCTTTAGAGCGGCCGCAGTCAAACAGCTCCAATTGTGGGGCGAAAAGCTTAACATTCAAGTCATTAGCGCTAAAGAAGGGAGCGATCCAAGCTCTTTAGCTTACAACACCATAGAAAGCGCAATCGCTAAAAATATAGATGAAGTTTTTATAGACACCGCCGGGAGGCTACACAACCAGACCAACCTTAAAAACGAGCTTTCTAAAATCGCGCGCACCTGCTCTAAAGTTTTAAAAGACGCCCCCTTTTATAAATTCCTTATTTTAGACGGCACGCAAGGGAGTTCTGGTCTCACTCAAGCGAAAATTTTCCATGAGACTTTGGCGTTAGATGGCGTGATTATGACTAAGCTTGATGGCACTTCTAAAGGCGGAGCGATTTTAAGCGTGCTGTATGAGTTGAAATTACCCATTCTTTATTTAGGAATGGGCGAAAAAGAAGACGATTTGATCGCTTTTGATGAAGAACGCTTTATAGCAGACTTGGTTGATGCGGTGTTTGTGGAACAATAA
- a CDS encoding YkgJ family cysteine cluster protein: MKGSQEKPDRFPCTSCGLCCKNITGIIELVGFDASNGVCKFLDLETNLCKIYESRPLICRVDEVHKKLYSYIPLKEFYAKNAEICNALQEANHMDISFRVILAK, encoded by the coding sequence ATGAAAGGATCACAAGAAAAGCCTGATCGTTTCCCTTGCACCTCTTGTGGGCTTTGCTGTAAAAATATCACCGGGATTATTGAGCTTGTTGGGTTTGACGCTAGCAATGGGGTGTGCAAATTTTTGGATTTAGAAACGAATCTGTGCAAGATTTATGAATCGCGCCCGTTAATTTGCAGGGTTGATGAAGTGCACAAAAAGCTTTATTCTTATATCCCGCTGAAGGAATTTTATGCCAAAAATGCAGAGATTTGTAACGCCTTACAAGAAGCAAACCACATGGATATAAGTTTTAGGGTTATTCTTGCGAAATAA
- a CDS encoding glycine zipper family protein, with the protein MPLPFILGGLALAAAGYGVKKGIDALDADCEADEFIKKAESLKEESTKKVESAESDCRRAFMRFGDKKLHVLSHTVSNFLDHFHQLNRSRIIIEGINMQDIQGQVSDARKITNQYREVDFFDVSGAVAGSAIGGVLAAYGAYAGVGMLASTAGGVAIAELSGVAATNATLAWLGGGALSVGGFGMVGGMAVLGGLVAGPALAILGALSADEMEKKRDDAKAYLSQVEAAVKKADAIIDNLQAVRKMADLFTKQITKLDALFFSLAQDAIATMKKHHYDTSHYNQKEKDQLSVTVSTLMTLSAFLKVSIMDEHQKLNEKAQKALNLMQNQINALQSKRS; encoded by the coding sequence ATGCCATTACCATTTATTTTAGGAGGGCTAGCCCTAGCGGCAGCAGGATACGGAGTCAAAAAAGGGATTGATGCGCTCGATGCCGATTGTGAAGCTGATGAATTTATCAAAAAGGCAGAGAGTTTAAAAGAGGAATCAACTAAAAAGGTTGAGTCTGCGGAGTCTGACTGCAGGCGTGCTTTTATGAGATTTGGCGATAAAAAACTCCATGTTTTAAGCCATACGGTTTCAAACTTTTTGGATCATTTCCACCAATTGAATCGCAGTAGGATTATTATTGAAGGTATCAACATGCAAGACATTCAAGGTCAAGTTTCAGACGCGCGAAAAATCACCAATCAATATCGTGAGGTGGATTTTTTTGATGTTTCCGGTGCGGTTGCTGGGAGTGCTATAGGAGGAGTGCTTGCGGCTTATGGCGCATACGCTGGGGTGGGCATGCTTGCTAGCACGGCTGGTGGTGTAGCGATCGCTGAACTTAGTGGTGTTGCAGCGACAAACGCTACCCTTGCTTGGCTTGGTGGTGGAGCACTCTCTGTGGGTGGCTTTGGTATGGTTGGGGGTATGGCAGTACTTGGAGGGCTTGTTGCTGGGCCTGCACTCGCTATTTTAGGAGCTTTGAGTGCTGATGAAATGGAAAAAAAGCGAGACGATGCCAAGGCTTATCTCTCTCAAGTTGAAGCAGCTGTCAAAAAAGCCGATGCGATAATTGATAATCTTCAAGCCGTTAGGAAAATGGCAGATCTTTTTACTAAGCAGATCACAAAACTTGATGCACTGTTTTTCTCGCTTGCTCAAGATGCCATCGCCACGATGAAAAAGCATCACTACGATACCTCTCATTACAATCAAAAAGAAAAAGATCAACTCAGCGTTACCGTTTCAACCCTTATGACTTTAAGCGCTTTTTTGAAAGTTTCTATCATGGACGAACACCAAAAGCTTAACGAAAAAGCACAAAAAGCCCTCAATCTCATGCAAAATCAGATAAATGCCCTCCAATCAAAAAGGTCTTGA
- the moaA gene encoding GTP 3',8-cyclase MoaA — protein sequence MLVDSFNRVIDYIRVSVTKQCNFRCQYCMPATPLDFFDDEELLPLDNVLEFLKIAIDEGVKKIRITGGEPLLRKGLDEFIAKLHAYNKEVALVLSTNGFLLKKMAKDLKNAGLSRVNVSLDSLKSDRVLKISQKDALKNALEGIEESLKAGLKLKLNTVVMKGVNDDEILELLEYAKNRSIQIRYIEFMENTHAKSLVKGLKEEEILDLIAQKYKIMETEKPKQGSSKIYTLENGYQFGIIAPHSDDFCQSCNRIRLASDGKICPCLYYQDAIDAKEAIINKDTKMMKRLLKQSVINKPEKNMWNDKNSETPTRAFYYTGG from the coding sequence GTGTTAGTAGATAGTTTTAATAGGGTTATTGACTATATTAGGGTGTCTGTAACCAAGCAATGTAATTTCAGGTGTCAGTATTGCATGCCTGCTACGCCATTAGATTTTTTTGATGATGAAGAATTATTGCCTTTGGATAATGTTTTAGAATTTCTTAAAATCGCCATTGATGAGGGCGTTAAAAAAATTAGAATCACGGGTGGGGAGCCGCTATTACGCAAGGGTTTAGACGAGTTTATCGCTAAATTGCACGCTTACAATAAGGAAGTGGCGTTAGTTTTAAGCACTAATGGTTTTTTACTCAAAAAAATGGCTAAGGATTTAAAAAATGCCGGGTTATCACGGGTGAATGTTTCATTAGATTCTTTAAAAAGCGATAGGGTCTTAAAAATCTCTCAAAAAGACGCCCTTAAAAATGCGCTAGAAGGGATTGAAGAGTCCTTAAAAGCGGGTTTAAAACTCAAATTAAACACGGTTGTGATGAAAGGCGTTAATGATGATGAAATCTTAGAGCTTTTAGAATACGCGAAAAACAGAAGCATACAAATCCGCTACATTGAATTTATGGAAAATACGCATGCTAAAAGTTTGGTTAAAGGCTTGAAAGAGGAAGAAATTTTAGATCTGATCGCTCAAAAATACAAAATAATGGAGACAGAAAAACCTAAACAAGGGTCTTCTAAAATCTACACGCTAGAAAATGGCTATCAATTTGGCATTATCGCTCCGCATAGCGATGATTTTTGCCAATCTTGCAATCGTATCCGTTTGGCTTCTGATGGCAAGATTTGCCCATGTTTATACTATCAAGACGCCATAGACGCTAAAGAAGCGATCATAAATAAAGATACAAAAATGATGAAAAGGCTTTTAAAGCAATCTGTCATCAATAAACCAGAAAAAAACATGTGGAATGATAAAAACAGCGAAACTCCCACAAGGGCGTTTTACTATACAGGGGGGTAG
- the mobA gene encoding molybdenum cofactor guanylyltransferase MobA, with protein sequence MKNPIIDNIPCVLLAGGKSSRFTINNIQINKALVPFESYSSLLEYQYSRLLKLFKQVIISAKKSYELNAPYLLEKESDLFSPLFGIYNAFLTLQTPYIFFIAIDAPLVSFESIKTLCGIQNFSVVYAKSPTKEHYLISLWHQSILNALNYALKTQNYRLSNLIKNASSTAIHFDKEEEFLNLNTLKDYELAVQILKEGSNG encoded by the coding sequence TTGAAAAACCCTATCATTGATAACATTCCTTGCGTTTTATTAGCTGGGGGCAAAAGCTCTCGTTTTACCATCAATAACATTCAAATCAATAAGGCTCTTGTGCCTTTTGAGTCGTATTCTAGCCTTTTAGAATACCAATACTCGCGCCTTTTAAAACTTTTCAAACAAGTCATTATCAGCGCTAAAAAATCATATGAACTAAACGCTCCCTATCTTTTAGAAAAAGAGAGCGATCTTTTTTCACCCCTTTTTGGCATTTATAACGCTTTTTTAACATTGCAAACCCCTTATATTTTTTTTATCGCCATAGATGCGCCTTTAGTGTCCTTTGAGAGCATTAAAACTCTTTGTGGGATTCAAAACTTTAGCGTAGTCTATGCTAAAAGCCCCACAAAAGAACATTATTTGATTTCTTTGTGGCATCAAAGTATCCTTAACGCCCTTAATTACGCCCTTAAAACACAAAATTATCGCTTGAGCAATCTTATCAAAAACGCCTCTTCAACCGCTATCCATTTTGACAAAGAAGAAGAATTTTTAAATCTCAACACCCTAAAAGACTATGAATTAGCCGTTCAAATTTTAAAAGAGGGATCAAATGGCTGA
- the flhB gene encoding flagellar biosynthesis protein FlhB has product MAEEEKTELPSAKKIQKAREEGNVPKSMEVVGVLGLLAGLMSIFIFFIWWVDGFSEMYRHVLKDFSLDFSKESVQELFNQLAKDTFLLLLPLLIILMVVAFLSNVLQFGWLFAPKVIEPKFSKINPINGVKNLFSLKKLLDGSLITLKVFLAFFLGFFIFSLFLGELNHAALLNLQGQLLWFKSKALLLISSLLFLFFVLAFIDLAIKRRQYTNSLKMTKQEVKDEYKQQEGNPEIKAKIRQMMVKNATNKMMQEIPKANVVVTNPTHYAVALQFDEEHPVPVVVAKGTDYLAIRIKGIAREHDIEIIENKTLARELYRDVKLNATIPEELFEAVAIVFAQVAKLEQERQKQKIIKPL; this is encoded by the coding sequence ATGGCTGAAGAAGAAAAAACCGAACTCCCTAGCGCGAAAAAAATCCAAAAAGCCAGAGAAGAAGGCAATGTGCCTAAGAGCATGGAAGTGGTGGGGGTTTTGGGGTTATTAGCTGGGCTAATGAGTATTTTTATTTTTTTTATATGGTGGGTGGATGGCTTTAGCGAAATGTATCGCCATGTATTGAAAGATTTTTCCCTAGATTTTAGTAAAGAAAGCGTTCAAGAGCTGTTTAACCAACTGGCTAAAGACACTTTTTTATTGCTTTTACCCCTTTTAATCATTCTAATGGTGGTGGCGTTTTTATCCAATGTCTTGCAATTTGGCTGGCTCTTTGCCCCTAAAGTCATTGAGCCTAAATTTTCTAAAATCAACCCTATCAATGGCGTCAAAAACCTTTTTTCTTTAAAAAAGCTCCTTGATGGGAGTTTGATCACTTTGAAAGTTTTTTTAGCTTTTTTTCTGGGGTTTTTCATCTTTTCCTTATTTTTAGGGGAATTAAACCATGCGGCTCTTTTGAATTTGCAAGGCCAGTTGTTGTGGTTTAAAAGCAAGGCGTTATTACTCATTTCTTCGCTTTTATTTTTATTTTTTGTCTTGGCTTTTATAGATTTAGCAATCAAACGCCGCCAATACACTAACTCTTTAAAAATGACTAAACAAGAAGTTAAGGACGAATACAAACAGCAAGAAGGGAACCCAGAAATCAAAGCCAAAATCCGCCAGATGATGGTAAAAAACGCCACGAATAAAATGATGCAAGAAATCCCTAAAGCTAATGTTGTGGTTACTAACCCCACCCATTATGCCGTCGCTCTTCAATTTGATGAAGAACACCCTGTGCCTGTGGTAGTGGCTAAAGGCACGGACTATTTAGCCATTAGGATTAAGGGTATCGCTAGAGAGCATGACATAGAAATTATAGAAAATAAAACGCTCGCTAGAGAGCTTTATAGGGATGTGAAATTAAACGCTACCATACCAGAAGAATTGTTTGAAGCGGTAGCGATTGTCTTCGCTCAAGTGGCTAAATTAGAACAAGAACGCCAAAAACAAAAGATCATCAAACCTCTTTAA